From a region of the Marinomonas mediterranea MMB-1 genome:
- a CDS encoding SulP family inorganic anion transporter, whose amino-acid sequence MNIDRYIPAISWLKTYQKSDFQADLVASVIVTVMLIPQSLAYAMLAGLSPEVGLYASILPLVAYAIFGSSRTLAVGPVAVVSMMTGAAALEFAAPGTAEYTAITILLAGTSGLFLLGMGMLKLGFLANLLSHPVISGFISASAIIIAVGQFKHLLGIRANGHNLPELMHSLAENAPNSNYVTFALGVASITVLIGFRRYLPEMLQRFGLARNTSQLVAKASPVFVVLLATLSVIWFELIKADVSVVGVVPNGLPAFAFPEWEMSTLSELLPSIVLISIVGFVESVSVAQSFAAKRRQSIDPNQELIGLGAANISSAMSTGFPVTGGFSRSVVSFDAGARTPMTGILTALFILITLSYLTDAFYYLPNAVLAATIIVSVVQLIDIKTFLSVWKYSKHDAAAMIATFLVVLLVSVEAGIMTGVGLSVMLFLWHTSHPHIAVVGKVPGTEHFRNIKRFEVETHPSIITVRIDENLFFANARVLEDRVNYLVAHQCDVKHVVLMCTAINMIDSSALESIEMIHARLQSAGIKLHLSEVKGPVMDKLKNTTFIQHLSGDIFLTQHQAVETLLEAS is encoded by the coding sequence ATGAATATTGACCGGTATATCCCTGCCATTAGCTGGCTAAAGACCTATCAAAAGTCGGACTTTCAAGCCGACTTGGTAGCAAGCGTTATCGTCACTGTTATGCTGATCCCCCAAAGTCTTGCGTACGCCATGCTCGCAGGGTTATCGCCAGAAGTCGGTCTATACGCCAGCATTTTGCCGCTTGTGGCGTATGCTATATTTGGTTCCAGCCGCACGCTTGCCGTCGGCCCAGTGGCGGTTGTCTCTATGATGACTGGCGCCGCTGCGTTGGAGTTCGCCGCCCCCGGGACGGCAGAATATACCGCTATAACGATTCTCTTGGCGGGAACGTCTGGCCTGTTTCTGCTCGGAATGGGCATGTTAAAACTGGGGTTCTTAGCGAACCTTCTTAGCCACCCTGTCATATCGGGCTTTATCAGTGCTTCTGCGATCATCATTGCGGTCGGGCAGTTTAAGCACTTATTGGGTATTCGCGCCAATGGGCACAATTTGCCTGAGCTCATGCACTCTTTGGCGGAAAACGCTCCAAACAGTAACTATGTTACCTTTGCTCTTGGAGTAGCTTCCATTACCGTGCTCATTGGGTTTAGACGTTACTTACCTGAGATGCTACAACGCTTCGGTCTCGCTCGAAACACGAGCCAATTGGTCGCCAAAGCCTCACCTGTCTTTGTCGTTTTATTAGCAACGCTTTCGGTTATTTGGTTTGAACTGATCAAAGCGGACGTGAGTGTCGTTGGTGTCGTACCAAATGGCCTACCTGCATTCGCTTTTCCTGAGTGGGAAATGAGCACACTATCTGAACTACTTCCCTCTATTGTGCTCATTAGTATTGTAGGATTTGTTGAATCTGTGTCGGTCGCACAATCTTTTGCAGCAAAGCGACGACAAAGTATCGACCCAAACCAGGAACTTATCGGCCTTGGCGCTGCGAATATTAGCTCCGCCATGAGTACGGGCTTCCCAGTAACGGGTGGGTTCTCTCGCTCTGTGGTCAGCTTCGATGCTGGTGCTCGAACTCCTATGACAGGCATTTTAACCGCCTTATTTATCTTGATTACGCTCAGTTATTTAACCGACGCTTTTTATTATCTACCCAATGCGGTGCTTGCTGCGACTATTATTGTTTCTGTTGTACAACTTATCGATATCAAAACGTTTCTATCGGTTTGGAAGTACTCAAAACACGACGCGGCGGCGATGATCGCCACGTTTTTAGTCGTACTATTAGTCAGTGTCGAGGCGGGCATTATGACCGGCGTTGGGCTCTCGGTTATGCTATTTCTATGGCATACCAGTCACCCTCACATCGCCGTCGTCGGCAAAGTACCAGGGACAGAGCACTTTCGAAACATAAAACGGTTTGAGGTAGAAACACACCCTTCTATCATTACAGTGCGAATCGATGAGAATCTGTTTTTTGCCAATGCACGAGTTTTAGAAGACAGAGTAAATTACTTAGTTGCCCACCAGTGCGATGTTAAGCATGTTGTTCTGATGTGCACTGCTATTAATATGATTGACTCGAGTGCACTGGAAAGTATTGAAATGATCCACGCTCGGTTGCAATCAGCAGGGATAAAGCTGCACCTTTCTGAAGTCAAAGGCCCTGTCATGGACAAACTGAAGAACACCACTTTTATTCAGCATTTGTCCGGCGACATTTTTTTAACCCAACATCAAGCCGTCGAAACATTGTTAGAGGCTTCTTAG
- a CDS encoding ComEA family DNA-binding protein → MLNTAIQLWARTAACATLLLSLLCFSTAALAVTPLDVNAATAEELALILKGVGTSKAQAIVTYRNEHGAFASIEDLVNVKGIGSSLLEKNRSFIRVAKETD, encoded by the coding sequence ATGCTAAATACCGCCATTCAATTATGGGCGCGCACTGCTGCGTGTGCCACACTCTTACTCTCTCTATTGTGTTTCTCGACCGCTGCACTTGCGGTAACGCCACTGGACGTTAATGCTGCGACCGCAGAGGAACTTGCGTTGATATTAAAGGGTGTGGGAACCTCAAAAGCCCAAGCCATTGTCACGTACCGTAATGAACACGGTGCATTTGCAAGCATCGAAGATCTCGTGAATGTAAAAGGCATCGGCTCATCGTTACTGGAAAAGAATCGCAGCTTTATTCGAGTCGCGAAAGAAACGGACTAG
- the uvrB gene encoding excinuclease ABC subunit UvrB translates to MTQQFEVVSAYQPAGDQPTAIAKLTQGIEAGLAHQTLLGVTGSGKTFTVANVIANAKRPTIIMAHNKTLAAQLYGEFKEFFPNNAVEYFVSYYDYYQPEAYVAASDTFIEKDASVNEHIEQMRLSATKALLEREDVIIVATVSAIYGLGDPQSYLKMMLHLDRGDRIDQRAVLRRLAELQYSRNDLVFERGNFRVRGDVIDVFPADSEDTAFRIELFDDEVDNLSIIDPLTNKTIRKVPRITIYPKTHYVTPRETIVDAIERIKTELDQRLEQLKSLNKLVELQRLEQRTNYDLEMMQELGYCSGIENYSRYLSGRPEGSPPPTLFDYLPANALLVIDESHVTVPQVGAMYKGDRSRKENLVEYGFRLPSALDNRPMRFEEWESIKPQTIFVSATPGKYEAEHQDWVVEQIVRPTGLIDPEVEIRPVATQVDDLLSEINLRLPTGERILVTTLTKRMAEDLTDYLYEHGIRVRYLHSDIDTVERVEIIRDLRLGEFDVLVGINLLREGLDIPEVSLVAILDADKEGFLRSDRSLIQTIGRAARNVNGKAILYADRITGSMGRAIEETDRRRVKQQAFNEEHGIVPKGITKSVEDIMEGAYNPGAGKGRGKQTRKVAEASKDYQVESMDDVAEVRKAIIKLQKDMMEASENLQFELAAGYRDQIRVLQKKLKEVGEL, encoded by the coding sequence GTGACTCAACAATTTGAAGTAGTATCAGCGTATCAACCTGCTGGTGACCAGCCAACCGCCATTGCGAAACTGACTCAAGGCATAGAGGCTGGATTAGCGCATCAGACATTGTTGGGTGTAACGGGCTCTGGTAAAACGTTTACGGTTGCAAATGTTATCGCGAACGCAAAGCGACCTACCATCATCATGGCGCACAACAAAACGCTGGCGGCTCAGCTTTATGGCGAGTTCAAAGAGTTCTTTCCAAATAACGCCGTTGAATATTTTGTGTCTTACTACGATTACTACCAACCAGAAGCCTATGTAGCGGCATCCGATACCTTTATCGAGAAAGACGCATCGGTAAACGAACACATTGAACAAATGCGCTTATCTGCAACAAAAGCCTTGCTTGAGCGCGAAGACGTTATTATCGTCGCAACGGTTTCTGCCATATACGGTTTGGGTGATCCGCAGTCCTATTTGAAAATGATGCTTCACCTTGATCGCGGAGACCGAATTGATCAACGCGCCGTATTACGTCGTTTAGCGGAGCTACAGTATTCGCGCAATGATTTAGTGTTCGAACGAGGGAATTTTCGAGTACGTGGTGACGTGATTGATGTGTTTCCAGCTGATTCGGAAGACACGGCGTTTCGTATTGAGTTGTTTGACGACGAAGTCGATAACTTGTCGATTATTGATCCATTGACCAATAAAACGATTCGAAAAGTCCCCAGAATCACTATCTACCCAAAAACTCATTATGTCACGCCTCGCGAGACCATCGTTGATGCCATTGAAAGAATAAAAACGGAACTCGATCAACGACTAGAACAGCTTAAATCGCTGAATAAACTCGTCGAGTTACAGCGTTTAGAACAACGTACGAATTACGATTTAGAAATGATGCAAGAGCTGGGTTATTGCTCTGGTATCGAAAACTACTCCCGTTATCTATCAGGTCGCCCCGAAGGCTCACCGCCACCGACCTTGTTTGATTACCTCCCTGCTAATGCCTTACTCGTGATAGATGAATCTCACGTTACCGTGCCACAAGTTGGCGCTATGTATAAAGGTGACCGTTCTCGTAAAGAAAACTTAGTGGAATACGGGTTCCGCTTACCGTCAGCATTGGACAACAGACCAATGCGCTTTGAAGAATGGGAATCGATCAAACCGCAGACTATTTTTGTGTCGGCGACCCCCGGCAAGTACGAAGCAGAACATCAGGATTGGGTGGTTGAGCAGATTGTTCGACCGACGGGGTTGATTGATCCAGAGGTAGAAATTCGTCCAGTCGCCACACAGGTGGACGATCTTTTATCAGAGATTAACCTTCGTCTTCCGACAGGCGAACGTATATTGGTCACGACACTGACCAAACGTATGGCCGAAGACTTAACCGATTACCTATACGAACACGGCATTCGGGTGCGTTACCTCCATTCAGATATTGATACCGTGGAACGAGTTGAAATCATCCGAGATCTTCGATTGGGTGAGTTTGATGTATTGGTCGGGATCAACCTACTTCGTGAAGGTTTAGATATTCCAGAAGTCAGTTTGGTCGCGATTCTCGACGCAGACAAAGAAGGCTTTTTACGCTCTGACCGTTCATTGATTCAGACCATTGGTCGAGCGGCTCGTAATGTGAACGGTAAAGCCATCTTATACGCAGATAGAATTACCGGTTCAATGGGGCGTGCCATTGAAGAAACAGACCGCCGCCGTGTGAAACAGCAAGCGTTTAACGAAGAGCACGGCATTGTTCCAAAAGGCATTACCAAATCGGTAGAAGACATCATGGAAGGCGCGTACAACCCCGGCGCAGGTAAAGGTCGAGGCAAGCAAACGCGTAAAGTGGCTGAGGCTTCAAAAGACTATCAAGTCGAAAGCATGGACGATGTGGCAGAAGTACGTAAGGCGATTATTAAACTGCAAAAAGACATGATGGAAGCATCGGAGAACCTGCAATTTGAACTGGCAGCAGGCTACCGCGATCAAATCCGAGTGTTGCAGAAAAAACTAAAAGAAGTTGGCGAACTGTAG
- a CDS encoding EF-hand domain-containing protein produces MSRIILLASLVLSFSTFAQDRPEPPTGGMGGKPPSFSDFDQNGDGYISLDETRGPMQNDFNDIDTNSDGLLTESEIDLFMKNHRPPESPRD; encoded by the coding sequence ATGAGCCGAATTATTTTATTAGCGTCCCTCGTCCTGTCATTTTCCACGTTTGCACAAGATCGCCCAGAACCGCCAACTGGAGGAATGGGAGGAAAGCCACCTAGCTTTTCAGACTTTGACCAAAATGGCGATGGCTATATTTCCTTAGACGAAACACGTGGCCCGATGCAAAACGACTTTAACGACATTGACACCAACAGTGACGGGTTATTGACCGAATCTGAGATCGATCTTTTTATGAAAAATCATCGTCCGCCTGAATCACCACGCGATTAG
- the yidD gene encoding membrane protein insertion efficiency factor YidD, with protein MIWLSIKLILFYRAIAPKRLRNSCLFEPTCSEYAILALKKYGFSKGWSLSFKRITNCKQPNGGVDYP; from the coding sequence TTGATTTGGCTATCTATAAAATTAATACTCTTTTACCGGGCAATCGCCCCAAAGAGACTACGTAATTCGTGTTTATTTGAGCCGACCTGCTCAGAATATGCGATTTTAGCTCTTAAAAAGTATGGTTTTTCTAAAGGTTGGTCCCTTTCATTTAAACGAATTACTAACTGTAAGCAACCTAATGGGGGAGTAGATTACCCATAA
- a CDS encoding DUF4177 domain-containing protein: MFEYKMVQIPPNIAVQMKAHKGNEAAAYLEGVVNEHASDGWEFQRVDSIGVDVQPGCFDALSGKKAERNSYYVITFRKEK, translated from the coding sequence ATGTTTGAATATAAAATGGTTCAAATTCCACCAAATATAGCTGTTCAAATGAAGGCCCATAAAGGAAATGAAGCTGCTGCATACTTAGAAGGTGTTGTAAATGAACACGCATCTGATGGGTGGGAATTTCAGCGTGTTGACAGTATTGGTGTTGATGTTCAACCTGGCTGTTTCGATGCCCTTAGTGGAAAGAAAGCTGAAAGAAATAGTTACTATGTAATAACATTCCGTAAGGAAAAGTAG
- a CDS encoding phosphotransferase-like protein: MSYQLIVIDGPSCVGKTQLAKELQKQLSHEVWLNFSIDTIVYTLHQMILDGCNYENKWDTLDRNALLAGTFSCVKSLLDCGNKVIFDVVVSTDRRANELLGYLNEFRVFYVGLTAEWACLEQRVNAREDRTLSEVKHGYETTPKHLPYDILVDTTQCDSVLVAKDVIKAMTLKV; this comes from the coding sequence ATGTCATATCAACTAATTGTAATTGACGGTCCATCATGCGTGGGCAAAACGCAGTTAGCGAAAGAATTGCAGAAGCAATTGTCTCACGAAGTCTGGCTTAATTTTTCAATTGATACCATCGTTTATACCTTGCATCAGATGATTCTAGATGGGTGTAATTATGAGAATAAGTGGGACACTCTTGACCGTAATGCGCTATTGGCAGGTACATTTTCATGCGTAAAGAGCCTATTGGACTGCGGTAACAAGGTGATTTTTGATGTTGTCGTCTCTACCGATCGTCGAGCAAATGAACTGTTAGGCTACCTAAATGAGTTTCGCGTTTTTTATGTAGGTTTAACCGCTGAGTGGGCGTGTTTAGAGCAGCGTGTAAATGCGCGTGAAGATCGCACGTTGTCTGAAGTAAAGCATGGGTATGAAACGACACCGAAGCATCTACCTTATGACATTCTAGTAGATACGACACAATGTGATTCGGTGTTAGTTGCGAAAGACGTTATCAAGGCGATGACACTAAAAGTTTAA
- a CDS encoding MBL fold metallo-hydrolase encodes MPLSDQPLVTAFFDEATFTVSYAVTDPKSLECAIIDSVLDYDAASGRTSSDSADQIIEHIKQYDLTLKWILETHVHADHLSAAPYLKSKLGGDIVIGDHITTIQTTFGSLFNAEPEFLRDGSQFDVLVSDAQSLPLGDLSIEVMHTPGHTPACVTYNIGDAAFVGDTLFMPDYGTARCDFPGGDASTLYRSIQRIFALPDSTRLFMCHDYKAPGRDEYQWETTVAEQKRSNAHIHSGVSEGEFCEMRTTKDKTLSMPKLILPSVQVNMRAGELPPAEDNGIRYLKIPLNAV; translated from the coding sequence ATGCCATTATCAGACCAACCACTTGTTACTGCTTTCTTCGACGAAGCAACGTTCACCGTGTCTTACGCCGTAACAGACCCAAAGTCTCTCGAGTGTGCCATCATTGATTCGGTGTTGGATTATGATGCCGCATCAGGCAGAACCAGCTCTGATTCTGCCGATCAAATAATCGAGCACATCAAGCAATATGACTTAACGCTAAAATGGATATTAGAAACTCACGTTCACGCTGATCACTTATCTGCGGCACCGTATCTCAAATCGAAGCTAGGTGGCGACATTGTGATCGGCGATCACATTACCACCATACAAACGACATTTGGCAGCTTGTTTAACGCTGAACCCGAGTTTTTAAGAGATGGTTCGCAGTTTGATGTTCTCGTGTCCGATGCGCAAAGCCTGCCGTTGGGCGATCTGTCCATTGAGGTCATGCACACACCTGGCCACACCCCTGCATGCGTGACCTATAACATCGGAGACGCTGCGTTTGTAGGCGACACGTTATTCATGCCTGACTACGGCACTGCACGATGTGATTTCCCCGGTGGCGATGCCAGTACCTTGTATCGATCCATACAACGTATTTTCGCCCTCCCCGACAGCACTCGACTCTTTATGTGTCATGACTACAAAGCCCCCGGTCGAGATGAGTACCAATGGGAGACGACGGTGGCTGAACAAAAGCGCTCAAATGCACACATTCATAGCGGTGTCTCCGAAGGCGAGTTTTGTGAGATGCGCACGACGAAGGACAAAACACTTAGCATGCCGAAACTGATTCTTCCCTCAGTGCAAGTAAACATGCGAGCGGGCGAGCTACCACCAGCTGAAGACAACGGCATTCGTTATTTAAAAATACCGTTAAACGCCGTTTAG